The following are encoded together in the Serratia odorifera genome:
- a CDS encoding aldo/keto reductase: MVNRVQLAPQGPEFSPMICGYWRLMEWGMTPQQLLGFIEQHIELGVTTADHADIYGGYACEQAFGEAMRLKPSLRHGMELVSKCGIATTARPGNPIGHYITDRDHIVSSAEQSLKHLHTDYLDLLLIHRPDPLMDADDVAEAFVALHKSGKVRHFGVSNFTPAQFTLLQSRLPFSLVTNQVEISPIHQPAILDGTLDQCQQLRIKPMAWSCLGGGRLFSDAEFQPLRAELQAVAGEIGAETIEQVVYAWVMRLPSMPLPIIGSGKIERVRSALKAQKLALNREQWFRIRKAALGYDVP; encoded by the coding sequence ATGGTTAATCGCGTTCAACTTGCACCGCAAGGGCCGGAATTTTCACCCATGATTTGCGGTTATTGGCGTTTGATGGAATGGGGTATGACGCCGCAGCAGCTGTTGGGGTTTATCGAGCAGCACATTGAACTGGGCGTCACTACCGCCGACCATGCGGATATTTATGGTGGTTACGCCTGTGAGCAGGCCTTTGGCGAGGCGATGCGGCTAAAGCCGTCACTGCGTCACGGCATGGAGTTGGTCAGTAAATGCGGTATCGCTACCACTGCCAGGCCGGGTAATCCGATCGGCCACTACATCACCGATCGTGACCATATCGTCAGCAGTGCGGAACAATCGCTAAAACATCTGCATACCGATTACCTTGACCTGCTGCTGATCCACCGTCCCGACCCGTTGATGGACGCTGACGACGTGGCCGAAGCGTTCGTGGCACTGCACAAGAGCGGCAAGGTACGCCACTTTGGCGTGTCCAACTTTACCCCGGCGCAGTTTACCCTGCTGCAATCCCGTCTGCCGTTTTCCCTGGTCACCAATCAGGTCGAGATTTCGCCGATTCATCAGCCGGCGATCCTCGACGGTACGCTCGATCAATGCCAGCAATTGCGTATCAAGCCGATGGCCTGGTCTTGCCTTGGGGGCGGGCGCCTGTTCAGCGATGCCGAATTCCAGCCACTGCGCGCCGAGCTGCAGGCGGTGGCCGGCGAAATTGGCGCCGAAACCATCGAGCAGGTGGTTTACGCCTGGGTGATGCGTCTGCCGTCGATGCCGTTGCCGATCATCGGCTCTGGCAAAATCGAACGGGTGCGTTCGGCGCTGAAAGCACAGAAACTGGCATTGAACCGCGAACAGTGGTTCCGCATTCGCAAGGCGGCACTGGGTTACGACGTTCCATAA
- a CDS encoding DUF1289 domain-containing protein, whose amino-acid sequence MAQQLEFFDIPSPCRGICQADERGFCRGCLRSREERFGWMQMSDAQKRDVLRLCRQRLLRLQRAHKQPDEPQPEQPSLF is encoded by the coding sequence GTGGCGCAGCAATTAGAGTTCTTCGACATTCCCAGCCCGTGTCGCGGCATCTGCCAGGCCGACGAGCGCGGTTTCTGCCGTGGCTGCCTGCGCAGCCGCGAGGAGCGTTTTGGCTGGATGCAAATGAGCGACGCGCAAAAGCGCGACGTGCTACGCCTGTGTCGCCAACGCCTGTTGCGTTTGCAACGCGCGCACAAACAGCCCGACGAGCCGCAACCTGAACAACCCTCGCTGTTTTAA
- a CDS encoding LysR substrate-binding domain-containing protein: MDKLNRMAIFAMVVAEGSLAGAARRLGMSPSAVSQHMRSLEKAVGVPLLHRSTRRLALTEAGEAFYPGCEAMLQQAQQAEQRLAELRDTLVGELRIATTVGIGGGPLAEALSPLLLAHPKLSLRILADDRVVDMIEQRVDISLRVNRQLADATMIAHPLSEWPMVLCAAPRYLSQYGVPETPQQLVHHRWITGGHAGFHLDLHHQSGEVFKLRQAEGQIISGSMNVMRAFTRMGLGISGQPLYEIGDELRRGELIALLPAWRPSAFRLHALTLERAMPEKTRQALRYLRDYFRRMAEKPLAIDGDGVFN, translated from the coding sequence ATAGATAAGCTCAATCGGATGGCAATATTCGCCATGGTGGTGGCCGAAGGCTCGCTGGCCGGCGCAGCGCGGCGTCTGGGCATGTCACCGTCGGCGGTCAGTCAGCATATGCGCTCCCTGGAAAAGGCGGTTGGCGTGCCGCTATTGCATCGATCCACGCGCCGTCTGGCGCTAACCGAAGCGGGCGAGGCCTTTTACCCCGGTTGCGAAGCGATGTTACAGCAGGCGCAGCAGGCGGAGCAGCGTCTGGCGGAGCTGCGCGATACGCTGGTCGGCGAACTGCGTATTGCCACCACCGTCGGTATCGGCGGTGGCCCGCTGGCGGAAGCGTTGTCGCCGCTGCTGCTGGCGCATCCCAAGCTGTCACTGCGGATACTGGCGGACGATCGGGTCGTGGATATGATTGAACAGCGGGTGGATATTTCGTTGCGCGTCAATCGGCAACTGGCTGACGCCACCATGATTGCGCATCCGCTCAGCGAATGGCCGATGGTGCTGTGCGCCGCGCCGCGCTATCTCAGTCAGTACGGCGTGCCGGAAACGCCACAGCAACTGGTGCATCACCGCTGGATCACCGGCGGCCATGCCGGATTTCATCTTGATCTGCACCATCAGTCCGGCGAGGTGTTCAAGCTGCGTCAGGCAGAAGGGCAGATTATCAGCGGCAGCATGAATGTGATGCGCGCCTTTACCCGCATGGGACTGGGGATCTCCGGCCAGCCGCTGTATGAAATCGGCGACGAACTACGGCGAGGGGAACTGATTGCGCTGCTACCGGCCTGGCGCCCCTCGGCATTTCGACTGCACGCCTTGACGCTGGAACGAGCCATGCCGGAAAAAACGCGCCAGGCGTTGCGCTATTTGCGTGATTATTTTCGTCGTATGGCGGAAAAGCCGCTTGCCATTGACGGCGATGGCGTCTTCAATTAA
- a CDS encoding NAD(P)-dependent oxidoreductase, whose amino-acid sequence MKITVIGATGFVGRRVVDEALARGLEVTAIARQKKDLPDNANLHIALGDVADTAWLSQQLHGQDAAISAYNPGWGEDNLYEKTVTGLQQIISAVEQSGVKRLLVVGGAGSLEVAPGVELVDTPEFPENIRPGAKAVRELRNNLQQQSTLDWTYLSPAALLEPGQRTGQFRLGTTTLLMNGAAPASISVEDLAVAIIDEIERPQFIKAQFTAAY is encoded by the coding sequence ATGAAGATTACCGTTATTGGAGCAACAGGTTTTGTCGGTCGTCGCGTTGTCGATGAAGCGCTGGCACGCGGGCTAGAGGTCACCGCCATCGCCCGTCAGAAAAAAGATCTGCCGGATAATGCCAATTTGCATATCGCGCTTGGCGACGTTGCCGATACTGCCTGGCTGAGCCAGCAGTTGCACGGTCAGGATGCGGCGATCAGCGCCTATAACCCAGGCTGGGGCGAAGATAATCTGTATGAAAAAACCGTCACGGGTCTGCAGCAGATCATCAGCGCGGTGGAACAATCCGGCGTCAAGCGTCTGTTGGTGGTCGGCGGTGCCGGTAGTCTGGAAGTCGCGCCAGGCGTCGAGCTGGTCGATACGCCGGAGTTCCCGGAAAATATCCGCCCTGGCGCTAAAGCCGTGCGCGAGTTGCGCAATAACTTGCAGCAGCAAAGCACGCTGGACTGGACCTATCTGTCGCCAGCCGCGCTGCTGGAACCCGGCCAACGCACCGGTCAATTCCGCCTTGGCACCACTACGCTGTTGATGAATGGCGCGGCGCCTGCCAGCATTTCGGTCGAAGATCTGGCGGTAGCCATCATTGACGAAATCGAACGCCCACAGTTTATCAAAGCGCAATTCACCGCCGCCTATTAA
- the eptA gene encoding phosphoethanolamine transferase EptA produces the protein MWLRQRLQCNSLGFIVASALFFTVFQNALFLHKAWSYIRFENLNSVIFAASMPVVIFCALNMIFSVLTVPYLRKPLIILLLLGSATANYFMFSYGVVIDGNMMQNAFETNPQEATALLTPRMGLWLMLLGVLPAVVVCFVTIRQTHPWWYMLGLRAANVMLSAVVILLIAALFYKDYASLLRNNKSVVKMLTPSDFIAGTLKFTEQRYFTSNLPLVSIGKDAHKGPLIAAEQKKTLVVLVVGETARAENFSLGGYARETNPRLKQDKVIYFQHASSCGTETAISVPCMFSNMPRSDYDATLASHQEGMLDVLAHAGVNVLWRENDGGCKGACDRVPHIDMTQLKLPQDCDGEVCMDNVLLYKLNDYLNSLKGDGVIVLHQMGSHGPAYYRRSTAEFRRFTPTCDSNQIQDCSHQQLVNTYDNSLLYTDAMLDNTIKLLQQYGSRFNTAMIYLSDHGESLGENGMYLHGTPYMFAPSQQTHIPMLLWMSDDYQRNFAINRQCLQTLAQQDQVSQDNLFHTLLGMLNIQTDQYQPQLDILQRCRSGNA, from the coding sequence ATGTGGTTACGTCAGAGGTTACAATGTAACAGTCTGGGATTTATTGTCGCCAGCGCCCTGTTTTTCACCGTCTTCCAGAACGCGTTATTTTTGCATAAGGCGTGGTCGTACATTCGTTTTGAAAACCTCAACAGCGTTATTTTTGCCGCCAGTATGCCGGTGGTCATTTTCTGTGCGCTCAATATGATTTTCAGCGTACTGACCGTACCTTATTTGCGCAAACCGCTGATAATCCTGTTATTGCTCGGCAGCGCAACGGCCAACTATTTCATGTTCAGCTACGGCGTGGTGATCGACGGCAACATGATGCAAAACGCCTTTGAAACCAACCCGCAGGAGGCCACCGCCCTACTGACCCCGCGCATGGGGCTATGGCTGATGCTGCTGGGGGTTTTACCGGCGGTAGTGGTCTGTTTTGTCACTATTCGCCAAACCCACCCATGGTGGTACATGCTGGGCCTGCGCGCTGCCAACGTTATGTTGTCGGCGGTGGTTATTCTGCTGATCGCCGCGTTGTTCTATAAAGACTACGCCTCGCTGCTGCGCAACAATAAAAGCGTGGTTAAAATGCTTACGCCGTCCGATTTTATTGCCGGTACCCTCAAATTTACCGAACAGCGCTACTTCACCAGCAACCTGCCGCTGGTCAGCATCGGCAAAGACGCGCATAAAGGCCCGCTCATCGCCGCCGAGCAAAAGAAAACGCTGGTGGTTCTGGTGGTTGGCGAAACGGCGCGTGCAGAAAATTTCTCGCTGGGAGGATACGCGCGCGAAACCAACCCGCGGCTCAAACAAGACAAGGTGATTTACTTCCAACACGCCAGCTCTTGCGGTACTGAAACCGCCATCTCGGTGCCGTGCATGTTTTCCAATATGCCACGCAGCGATTACGACGCCACGCTGGCCAGTCACCAGGAAGGCATGCTGGATGTGCTGGCACACGCCGGCGTCAATGTGCTGTGGCGCGAAAACGACGGCGGCTGCAAAGGCGCATGCGACCGCGTGCCGCATATCGACATGACCCAGTTGAAACTGCCGCAGGATTGCGATGGCGAGGTATGCATGGACAACGTGCTGCTGTACAAGTTGAACGATTACCTCAATAGCCTGAAAGGCGATGGCGTGATCGTGCTGCACCAGATGGGCAGCCATGGTCCGGCCTATTATCGCCGCAGTACCGCCGAATTCCGCCGCTTCACGCCAACCTGTGACAGCAATCAGATTCAGGATTGCAGCCATCAGCAGTTGGTCAATACCTATGACAATTCGCTGCTGTATACCGATGCCATGCTGGATAACACCATCAAGCTGTTGCAACAATACGGCAGCCGCTTTAACACGGCGATGATCTATCTGTCCGATCACGGCGAATCGCTGGGGGAAAACGGCATGTATCTGCACGGCACGCCTTACATGTTTGCGCCAAGCCAACAGACCCACATCCCGATGCTGCTGTGGATGTCGGATGATTATCAGCGCAACTTCGCCATCAATCGCCAATGTCTGCAAACGCTGGCGCAGCAGGATCAGGTTTCGCAGGACAACCTGTTCCATACCCTGCTTGGTATGCTGAACATCCAGACTGACCAATATCAGCCGCAGCTGGATATTTTGCAGCGCTGTCGCAGCGGCAACGCTTAA
- a CDS encoding TetR/AcrR family transcriptional regulator: MTKHTHCNTDTREHLLATGECLSLRLGFTGMGLSELLTTAGVPKGSFYHYFRSKEAFGEAMLQRYFEHYDVEMQALFADNNSDARHQLLSYYAQAISYHCRSECHNSCLAVKLSAEVSDLSEPMRHALEIGSAQVIGRLQNAIERGIAEGSLAVAMSPATTAETLYALWLGASLRAKIRRSVAPLTSALESIELLLRPPQP, from the coding sequence ATGACAAAACATACGCATTGCAACACTGATACACGAGAACACCTATTGGCGACCGGTGAGTGCCTGAGCCTGCGCCTGGGCTTTACCGGCATGGGACTGAGCGAACTGCTGACCACTGCCGGCGTGCCAAAAGGCTCGTTTTATCACTATTTTCGCTCGAAGGAAGCCTTCGGCGAAGCGATGCTGCAACGCTATTTTGAACATTACGATGTGGAAATGCAGGCGCTGTTTGCCGATAACAACAGCGATGCGCGCCACCAGCTGTTGAGCTATTACGCACAGGCAATTAGCTACCATTGCCGCAGCGAGTGCCATAACTCCTGCCTGGCGGTGAAACTGTCCGCCGAGGTCAGCGATCTGTCGGAACCGATGCGTCACGCATTGGAAATCGGCAGCGCACAGGTCATTGGCCGCTTGCAGAACGCCATTGAGCGCGGCATCGCCGAAGGTTCGCTGGCGGTAGCCATGAGCCCGGCCACCACCGCCGAAACCCTGTACGCGCTGTGGCTTGGGGCGTCGTTACGCGCCAAGATCCGCCGTTCGGTCGCGCCGTTGACCAGCGCGCTGGAAAGCATCGAGTTATTGCTGCGCCCGCCGCAGCCTTAA
- a CDS encoding alkene reductase, with translation MKIEKLFTPIQVGANTLPNRVFMAPLTRLRSIEPGDIPTPLMAEYYAQRAGAGLVITEATQISFQAKGYAGAPGLHTPEQIAAWKKITQAVHDKNGHIAVQLWHVGRISHDSLQPGQQAPVAPSAINADTRTTVRDETGAWVRVPTSTPRALETAEIPGIVNDFRQATANAREAGFDYIELHAAHGYLLHQFMAPASNQRTDQYGGSIENRTRLTLEVVDASINEWGAEHVGIRISPLGPFNGLDNGEDQEEAALYLVEELNKRNIAFLHISEPDWAGGKPYSDAFRDAVRARFKGVIVGAGAYSAEKAETLIEKGFIDAVAFGRAYIANPDLAERLQQNAPLNEPQPETFYGGGAQGYTDYPTL, from the coding sequence ATGAAGATTGAAAAATTATTCACCCCGATCCAGGTTGGCGCGAATACGCTGCCAAACCGCGTATTTATGGCTCCGCTGACTCGTCTGCGTAGCATTGAACCGGGTGATATTCCTACCCCACTGATGGCCGAGTACTATGCGCAACGCGCCGGCGCTGGTCTGGTGATCACCGAAGCGACCCAAATTTCTTTCCAGGCGAAAGGTTATGCCGGCGCGCCGGGGCTGCACACCCCGGAGCAGATCGCTGCGTGGAAAAAAATTACCCAGGCGGTGCATGATAAAAACGGCCATATCGCCGTACAGTTGTGGCACGTAGGTCGCATTTCCCACGACAGTCTGCAACCTGGCCAACAGGCGCCGGTTGCGCCTTCGGCGATCAATGCCGACACCCGGACTACCGTGCGTGACGAAACCGGCGCCTGGGTACGCGTGCCGACTTCAACGCCGCGCGCGCTGGAAACCGCCGAGATCCCCGGCATCGTCAACGACTTCCGCCAGGCCACCGCCAATGCGCGCGAAGCCGGCTTCGACTACATTGAACTACACGCGGCGCATGGCTATCTGCTGCATCAATTTATGGCGCCGGCCTCCAATCAGCGTACCGACCAATACGGCGGCAGCATCGAAAACCGTACCCGCCTGACGCTGGAAGTGGTTGACGCCAGCATCAATGAATGGGGCGCCGAGCACGTCGGCATCCGCATTTCACCGCTCGGCCCGTTCAACGGGCTGGATAATGGCGAAGATCAGGAAGAAGCGGCATTGTACCTGGTAGAAGAGCTGAACAAGCGCAATATTGCCTTCCTGCATATTTCCGAACCGGATTGGGCCGGCGGCAAACCGTATTCCGATGCCTTCCGCGATGCGGTGCGCGCCCGCTTCAAAGGGGTGATCGTCGGTGCCGGTGCCTACAGCGCCGAAAAAGCCGAAACCCTGATCGAAAAAGGCTTTATCGACGCGGTGGCGTTTGGCCGCGCCTACATCGCCAACCCGGATCTGGCGGAACGTCTGCAACAGAACGCGCCGCTGAATGAACCGCAGCCGGAAACCTTCTACGGCGGCGGTGCGCAAGGTTATACCGATTACCCAACGCTGTAA